A genomic region of Pseudomonadota bacterium contains the following coding sequences:
- a CDS encoding DUF1674 domain-containing protein, with protein MTLFKRKVKPVSAGEPAEAAQIGAPKAANKSADGVAPAAPDPNTAAPEVGGRKGPEPTRYGDWENKGRCVD; from the coding sequence ATGACGCTATTCAAACGCAAGGTCAAGCCAGTCTCCGCAGGCGAGCCCGCCGAGGCAGCGCAAATAGGCGCTCCGAAAGCCGCAAATAAAAGCGCGGACGGCGTCGCACCTGCCGCTCCTGACCCTAACACCGCGGCGCCTGAAGTCGGTGGCAGAAAAGGACCCGAGCCGACACGCTACGGCGATTGGGAAAATAAAGGTCGCTGCGTCGATTT